The Pyrus communis chromosome 8, drPyrComm1.1, whole genome shotgun sequence region AACCCAACAGGGATCCAACTCGACCCAGACCCAAGACAGCTTTCATGTTCGCGCATGGGCCAGCGCATGAAGCACACTCGCCTCCGTCGAAAGTACTATGCCGACGACCTTTCTGGTGAACTTTCCGGTAACCCATCTCAAGACGTGGTAGTGCCTGGCCATCCTGGCCATCGCCTTGTAGACACGCGTGCGGTGGTGCGTAAGAAAACCAGAGGTATCTCCTTAGGTTTTTCGACGTGCCGAATCCGCTGTCTGTTTTCTGAAATTCGACTATTTTAATagagttttactaaatggtCCCTATATGTGTTTAGGTGTGTCAGTGGGAAGTGGCATCATCCTCGCTAGTTCGACAGCTTACGGGCAATGGAATAccgtgagtggaccccttctaaacttacatgtttttataaaatattaggcttgcatgcattgcatatttcaTGAATAgagcatgatttataatatgttttacttatgatttatttaaattgcttttacGAAATATTATGATTTCTCGAATTTAAGTTTTACAAAAGGTTTTGAATATTTGGATTCTCGCATATGAAATTCTATGGCTTTCGAATATGATgtattttatgaatttatgaATATGTGCTATCAGAGATTGATGAGATGAGGTTTTGAGCTCCAAATTTGATATGATATTTTTTAGGATGTTTTTGGTGCTTATCTACCGGGTTATTATACAACACATCTACACAACACGGGTATGTagatgtctatggccataggacacagttGAGGATGTTTATGTATATACCTCTTCTCTGACTAACCCAGAGTtgtacaacttcaccttcgaGTGATGGATCATGGTTTCTTCACTAGCATAACCCAGTAttgtacagcttcacctttgggTGATGGACAGGTACTGCTTTAGGGCGAATGAGGAGTAGATGATATTGATGATATACCCCCAGCTTCACTAGCCTGGGGCTAGTTTCGATGTGTGATGTTATATATCCTCTTCTTTAGCGTAACCAGGAGTTGTACAgtttcaccttcgggtgatggaccatGGTTTCTTTATTGGCATAACCCAATATCGTACAacctcaccttcgggtgatggacaggtACTGCCTTCGagcgactatgatacccctagagaGTACAGTATGATGAGATTTAAGGATTTTCCTTAATGCAGCGATAACACCATTATTGAGCATGGTTTTACATTATAAATATTTTACGAAAGTTTTCATTGCATGCTAGAATTTTCAAAAAACTTACTATATAgtactatatatatgttttcaaaacaggggttagtatgttcctaaataaaatgattttcctattattagtattaatataaactttggtccactcaccttttctATTTTTGCGCCCCCTTAAGAGATGGAATCGAGGCACACAGTCCTGGCGTCAGGGTAATTCCGCGTAGGGATCTCCGAGTCTTTTCAGGGTAGGTACCCTTCTTTTGTTCATACCTTTttatattcattcattcacattattcttgattagttgAATGCTCTAAACATGATTCTGCATTAGTGTATCTCTTTCTAAATGCATATTTTAGTTGTATGCATGTTTTaagtgcctatcctggtatttggGGAtttcgagatcagggcatgtcaAATGTTTTACTTAGATATGATTGATGGTCGTCTCCACCAATTATGCAACTGGGGAGGCGGCGGGTGAATTTCCCTTTAGGGTTTTTAGGTTCTTTTGTGTGGTCACTTTTAGGCTGTGTGGGTCTTAGTTTTTGGGCTGAGACACATtctatgtaatttttgtttcgGGTATAGATGGGAACATTTTCTCGTGCATTTGATTGCATAAAGTGTCCTGTTTGTACCAACCCCGTTTATGGCGCGGTTGTTATTTCCTCATCTTCGTTGTGGAGTCTTTGTACTATATCCTTTTGGACTTTGTTATAAAAAGTttcattgaccaaaaaaaaatattattgtggTTCATtaatttaagggtttttttaAGCCAATACATTAGCTAGGCTTAAGAATAAACGTAGAACTCACAATCATTAAACTTGAAGAAATGTATAATCTATTGCTTTTCATATGTATTACAAAAGGTTGTTACCCGATATTCCCTCCATTTGTTGGCTAATTAAACGCTCTCACAAGCTAGAATGCACGTCTTAACCTCATTAGATAAGGATTAAAACATCTTTCTATATTTCTTTATCGaccctttttttttgtgttaagaTTCCTTTTACCAAATTCAGCAAGACTAGGCAattattacacacacacacacacactcatatatatatatatatatatatatatatatatatatatattgtatatatagaTGCACTACGATACCGCGTAGATGGACTAGTATGCCAACTATTCTGTGCTCAAgtcatcacacacacacacacacacacacacacacacacacacacacacatatatatatatatatatatatatatatatatatatatatatatatatatatatatatatatatatatatatatatataaggccaTTACAATAATATATAATGACTTATGGCAGTACCATACGCCTATTTACAAAGGATTTTGGTATGGAATGGTGTCATGGCTATATCATCAGAGTTGGTGGTCTTTTTCTCGTGATGTTATAATAGTACTCTAGGACTCGCAAAGCtgttatattttttgttggttAGATGTGGATCTCTATGAGTTTGGAATTGTATGCATTGATGATAAGTTCGTAATTGTAAATTTATATGGTACCTTTTTACTGTGTGACCTCTTTGTTAAGTTCAACATGCATATCCTTTATACATTCTCGATGGTTttgtaataaattattattacctTCAAAAGAAAATACACTAGATCTGATTTTAAATTTGATAATGAACTTTTataaaagggtaatgctaagaaaattaaatttgtaaacaaaattctaaaaactaaaagacatggaagttgatgattgatttattacttaagtattgatgaATGTGTTCATTCCTATTagtgatattttatttaatttgtaaattttgtctctaaattttgtcaaaatgttaTTGAGCAAGTAAATTACTCATTTGGACAAATTAATCATGGGAAGCAGTTCCATCTTATGCTGATTTCTAAAAAAAGTATATGGAATTATATGGACTACATGAAAATCAACTATCTTATCTcttatatttttgaaaaatactctttaatttattatttcaaatctcaaaattacTGAAATTAAACACCCCACTTCAACTGATGGAATCTTTCCCCCTCCGAGCACTAGGCTGCCCAGTTATTTTCTTCTCCACACAAATCATGAGATCACAAAGAGAGAATAAAAGAAGAAGCAGCACATATTTACTTAATTACAAACTTGGTGTAAATACAATTGTATTTCTAcgaacattttatttttctctcttctctgttATACGTAgccatgattttaatttttcctttgatttcttgAGAATAAAACAGATCATGACCTCATGAACACTGAATTTTTAAATCAGAATCTGCCATTATTACTCGCAGACCcaaaataaaattccaaataTATCCACAAGACGCAATACCAAACCCATTTacgtaccaaaaaaaaaaaaacccccatcACCGGAAAAAAATGTTAGCCTTCGGTGATGCTTTCGAGATGAGGCCGCCATACCGTGACACGGCCAGCCCTCCTATCTTGGCGAGACATAGATTTCTTTTCCGTCACAATCTCCGTCAAGTAACGGCCGGTACTATCGCTTTGGCTCGTGCTGCTCTTTTTTGAGGGTTTCTTATTGCCGCTGCTCttactcttcttcttcttcttcttctccggcaCAGAAGAAGACGGAATCAAAAAATAGATGCTGCCTCGCTTGAGCTCCGACTCCGGCGAGAGGATCAAAATTTTGCGCACGACCCCTTGGCAGCTGGGTTTGCTGAGAAGGTGATTAGGGTTTGCTTCTAAGATCTCGCCGGCTGTAACTGGATGTGAGATTTCTTCTACGTAGCCATTCAAATGGACGATCCGGATCAAGTCTAGGGCTCCACATGGTAGTACGCAAGCCAAACAGCACCTTAGACTGTTGCCCATCTCTGGTTTTTGAGCTCTCTCTGtggattttgatttgtttttaggttttcttttgtgtttcttTGGGGTTTTTGGGTTGATGAAAGCTTGAATGCTATGGAAGGTTTGGAATAGCTGTGTGATACATATATAGGAATTATTGAAACTCATACGAACATAGCAGAGTGAATGATATTATTGTGTTCAAATGACCAAATTGTCCTTGTTGGTaattctttatttgtttatttatttatttatttgcgtTTTATCTGTTTTGGTCTTCTTTTGCGTGTGGGTCTTGCTTCCATAAGCTAATTAACTTAAGCCGCCTTCTATACAATTAGTGATGGGAGATTACTTGCATTTACCTTTTTGGAAGTGCTTAGGAGATAATGAACCTTTTGGGAAATGTTTAAGCTAGCTAGGGTTTCTTTGTTTCAAAGTGGACGCCAAAGTTAATAAGTTGGGTTTATTGAATCTGTTTTTGTTATATAAATCCATATTATTATGATATGAGTAATTAATAGTTATGCCAAATTAACTCTGAAGTTACAAGTATTTAGGGTATTTAAGTGAGGTTTATAATCAAATGTTGGGGTAAATTTTCATAGTCCGAACTACTAGATAATCCGACTTTATATTTATTAGATTGGCAAGTAAGAAAAATTAGTATTTTCTCAACTAAATCATGACCGTTTATTTTCCTTACTACTGAATAGTCCTAactattgaagaaaaattgcaaATATTGATTGAAGCTAtacattatttattttgaacaaatttATGAGTGGTACTAGCTAGAACTAATTTTACTGATTGTTTATATGTATGTGACTCATGTgttaaaaatatggtatgagaAATATGATAagattatatttttgtattttttggcCCTTTAGCTGTGAAAAGAGTTTCCACACATAAAACCATGTGATTCTTGTTACATCCCAGCCCGGGTCCCCACCACATTTCGAGCTCGACTTCATTGTAGCACagtgtccgctttgggccccgaccatgccctcacggttttgtttctgggaactcacacgagaacttcccagtgggtcaccctcCAATTCAGTCCTTTTTAAATCGATCATTTTCATGTACTTTTTAAGAAACTTTGAAGTGACATAGGGCTATGTGTTTTGCTACTatgttaataaacaaataaacaaattggagctatttcaaataaaaaaggtgCAAGACATGCCACCCACTAGTCCGTTGCGACCTGCAACGCCTACCTCTAACGGGAGCACCCCTTTGGTTTGGGACTTGTTGCCGACGAAGCTGCTTATGGTTATTCATGACGGTATGAGTTCGTCGTTAGAACGGCGTAATGCCTTCATGATGGATATAGGcatgatgttgactgtggcCCTAAAAACTCctgcaggtttttttttttttttttaattctagcAAGAGGGTCTAATAGCAGCGTAAAAGACTCCAACAAAAGAAAGTCACAATCATCGTTATCATCATCCGGAGCTCCCATACTCGTCTCTTACTTCCCCCAAAATTCGTATCTCTCTCGCTTGTAAAGTTGTAATTCTCATTTTGGTATGAAGATGgggctatatataggggtgtcGTTGGtcctatttggagaaatagggacaggccacttatggtgg contains the following coding sequences:
- the LOC137741294 gene encoding uncharacterized protein, with product MGNSLRCCLACVLPCGALDLIRIVHLNGYVEEISHPVTAGEILEANPNHLLSKPSCQGVVRKILILSPESELKRGSIYFLIPSSSVPEKKKKKKSKSSGNKKPSKKSSTSQSDSTGRYLTEIVTEKKSMSRQDRRAGRVTVWRPHLESITEG